Proteins co-encoded in one Papaver somniferum cultivar HN1 chromosome 5, ASM357369v1, whole genome shotgun sequence genomic window:
- the LOC113279482 gene encoding uncharacterized protein LOC113279482 → MNEFRSWISDNGLVEADAIGKKYTWTNCGSGLQRIVSKHDRAIVNEAWYDKYANRRCKALPRICSDHSPLFGFAFENPRPSRVPFRIQKMWLSHPIFMQLVEENWKMPLEGAPPFVFTSKLKRLKEALKIWNRTVFGDVQFRLRQVELRFEVESYLLDYDHRNELQFVKVADAKKVVDDVRTELAVMLKMKSRVTWLEDGDQNTRFFHNSIRMRRSQNTISELKVSSNSTLFLQDEINDYIVNHYQAKFNGGEVDIDSKLFDTEHESISSAESAFMDAIPSLDEVKAAVFDLGADSAPGPDGFTSSFYRHCWNIISRDLFNDIANCWAMRKIPNGIYSSFIIMATRLGTVLNKLIFEEKVAFMKGRNIHENIALASELINEFSTEMKHENVELKLDISQAFDTVSWDFIVEVFRQYGFSETWSRSMHTMVSKKGVAPTHFVFADDILIFCRGNLHSLQNLKDMLGMYQRASGQCVSYAKSKFYYGGDRGSRAIAISNYLGMERSLFPDKYLGIQLKPGIVRHIHVRQVVEKIMDKLSGWKGIRLVYNFVQRHTRSIIGNGANTSLFFDNWCGDFSILERLGITSKGPNDFKAKVSDIIVEGAWVIPQRTRNLMLRCNIDVDNLPLIAGGEDYKIWDLDSKGVFSVKSAKAAIKAPTEVLPIGTLFTRKVVHPTLSVQYWKLRNKVYLEDIAVHWLGFKGRVYQIIRDNSIRMKGHVYNNLDDLRILNYFKVRHRACKISTLVEVSWSSLNPGEIMICCDGASLGNPGQAGSGVTFRDSNSAVLGVLSVGLGWQKTFMRKYVLLFMVRC, encoded by the exons atgaatgagtttCGAAGCTGGATttctgacaatggtttggttgaAGCTGATGCTATTGGAAAAAAGTATACTTGGACCAATTGCGGGAGTGGTTTGCAAAGAATTGTCTCTAAGCATGATAGAGCGATTGTTAATGAAGCTTGGTATGATAAATATGCAAATCGTAGGTGTAAGGCTTTGCCTAGGATTTGTTCGGATCATTCTCCTCTTTTTGGGTTTGCTTTTGAAAATCCAAGGCCTAGCCGAGTGCCATTTAGAATTCAAAAGATGTGGCTTTCACATCCTATTTTTATGCAATTGGTGGAAGAAAATTGGAAGATGCCTCTTGAGGGTGCGCCTCCTTTTGTGTTTACTTCTAAATTGAAAAGATTAAAGGAGGCcttgaagatttggaatagaacggTGTTTGGTGATGTTCAATTTCGTTTAAGACAAGTTGAACTAAGATTTGAAGTTGAGAGTTATCTGCTAGATTATGATCATAGGAATGAATTACAATTTGTGAAGGTTGCGGATGCTAAAAAGGTTGTTGATGATGTGCGTACGGAGTTGGCAGTTATGCTTAAAATGAAATCCAGAGTTacttggttggaggatggtgacCAAAACACTCGATTTTTCCATAATAGCATTCGCATGAGGAGGAGCCAAAATACAATCTCTGAACTGAAAGTTTCTtctaactctactttgtttttgcaggatgagatTAATGATTACATTGTTAATCATTATCAAGCAAAATTCAACGGTGGTGAAGTTGACATTGATTCAAAGCTTTTCGATACTGAGCATGAAAGCATTTCATCTGCTGAAAGTGCTTTTATGGATGCTATTCCTTCTTTGGATGAAGTTAAGGCTGCAGTTTTCGACTTAGGCGCGGATTCGGCACCTGGCCCTGACGGTTTTACAAGTTCTTTCTATAGACATTGCTGGAatattatttctagagatctttttaatgacattgcaaactgttgggcgatgCGAAAAATTCCCAATGGCATttactctagttttatt attatggctACCAGACTTGGTACTGTGCTTAACAAGTTGATTTTTGAGGAGaaagtggcgtttatgaagggtcggaatattcatgaaaatatagCTTTGGCGTCGGAATTGATCAATGAGTTCAGCACGGAAATGAAGCATGAAAATGTTGAACTCAAACTGGATATTTCCCAAGCCTTTGATACTGTCAGTTGGGATTTCATAgttgaagtttttcgtcaatatggctttTCCGAGACCTGGT CTCGTAGTATGCACACTATGGTCAGTAAGAAAGGTGTGGCGCCTACACATTTTgtctttgcggatgatattcttattttctgtagaGGCAATCTTCATAGCCTGCAGAATTTGAAGGATATGCTCGGGATGTATCAACGAGCTTCTGGCCAGTGCGTGAGTTATGCCAAAAGCAAGTTTTACTATGGTGGTGATAGAGGTTCTCGCGCGATTGCTATTTCAAATTATTTAGGCATGGAAAGATCTTTATTCcctgataaatatttgggaattcAATTGAAGCCTGGCATTGTTCGACATATTCATGTTCGTCAAGTAGTAGAGAAGATTATGGACAAGTTGTCTGGTTGGAAGG gaatcagattggtTTACAATTTTGTTCAGAGACATACCCGCTCAATTATtggtaatggtgctaatacttccctattttttgataattggtgtggtgaTTTTTCGATTTTGGAGAGGCTTGGAATCACTTCcaaaggccctaatgattttaaggccaaggttagtgatattattgttgaggGTGCTTGGGTCATTCCTCAAAGAACAAGAAATTTGATGTTGCGTTGCAacattgatgttgataatttacCTCTTATTGCTGGTGGTGAAGACTACAAGATTTGGGATTTGGATAGCAAGGGCGTTTTTTCAGTTAAGTCTGCAAAGGCTGCTATTAAGGCGCCAACTGAAGTTCTGCCTATTGGGACTTTGTTCACTAGGAAAGTTGTGCATCCTACTTTGAGTGTACAATATTGGAAG CTGCGGAATAAGGTTTATTTGGAAGATATTGCGGTTCATTGGCTCGGCTTTAAAGGGAGAGTTTATCAgataattcgtgataactcaattCGGATGAAGGGTCATGTGTATAACAATTTGGATGACTTGCGCATTTTGAACTATTTCAAGGTGCGACATAGAGCTTGTAAAATATCCACTCTAGTTGAGGTTAGTTGGTCTTCTCTTAACCCAGGTGAAATTatgatttgttgtgatggtgcatcacttggaAATCCAGGACAAGCTGGTTCTGGTGTTACTTTCCGTGATTCCAACTCGGCTGTGCTTGGCGTCCTTAGTGTCGGTCTTGGCTGGCAGAAAACTTTTATGCGGAAGTATGTGCTGTTATTTATGGTGCGATGCTAG